In Zalophus californianus isolate mZalCal1 chromosome 4, mZalCal1.pri.v2, whole genome shotgun sequence, the following proteins share a genomic window:
- the SLC45A1 gene encoding proton-associated sugar transporter A isoform X2 — protein sequence MLQQQQRRAGGCRAGTRAARGPGRSPASERDASCLDPQEHPPAPPTMIPPASSTPPGEALFPSLAPQDFWRSQISGYSGSVTRHISHRANNFKRHPKRRKCIRPSPPPPPNTPCPIELVDFGDVHPQRSFRELLFNGCILFGIEFSYAMETAYVTPVLLQMGLPDQLYSLVWFISPILGFLLQPLLGAWSDRCTSRFGRRRPFILVLAIGALLGLSLLLNGRDLGTALADSADNHKWGLLLTVCGVVLMDFSADSADNPSHAYMMDVCSPADQDRGLNIHALLAGLGGGFGYVVGGIHWDKTSFGRALGGQLRVIYIFTAVTLSITTVLTLVSIPERPLRPPGEKKATMKSPSLPLPPSPPLLYEEGAGEPLPCPPATSLYTSFSSPISPLSPLTPKYGSFTSRDGSLTGINEFASSFATSNIDSVLIDCFTGGPDPYLAIPGSAPRPTISVSFPRAPDGFYRQDRGLGDRREGALAAGPDGDVLRVGSLDAPKPRSAGILKRPQTLAIPDAAGAGGPETSRRRNVTFSQQVANILLNGVKYESELAGSGEPAGQPLSMRHLCFTICHMPKALRNLCINHFLGWLSFEGMLLFYTDFMGEVVFQGDPKAPHTSEEYQKYNSGVTMGCWGMCIYAFSAAFYSAVLEKLEERLSTRTLYFIAYLAFGLGTGLATLSRNLYVVLSLCVTYGILFSTLCTLPYSLLCDYYQNKKFAGSRADGTRRGMGVDISLLSCQYFLAQILVSLVLGPLTSAVGSANGVMYFSSLVSFLGCLYSSLFVVYEIPPSDSAEEEHRPLLLNV from the exons GAACACCCACCGGCCCCCCCTACGATGATCCCCCCGGCGAGCAGCACCCCTCCAGGAGAGGCCCTGTTCCCCAGTTTGGCTCCTCAGGACTTCTGGAGGTCTCAGATCTCGGGCTACTCGGGGTCCGTGACCCGGCATATCAGCCACCGGGCCAACAACTTCAAACGACACCCCAAGAGGAGGAAGTGCAttcgcccctccccacccccaccccccaacaccccATGTCCGATCGAGCTGGTGGACTTTGGGGACGTGCACCCCCAGAGGTCCTTCCGGGAGCTGCTCTTCAACGGCTGTATTCTCTTTGGCATCGAGTTCAGCTATGCCATGGAGACCGCGTACGTGACCCCAGTGCTCCTACAGATGGGCTTGCCCGACCAGCTCTACAGTCTGGTGTGGTTCATCAGCCCCATCCTTG GATTCCTACTGCAGCCACTGTTGGGTGCTTGGAGTGACCGATGTACCTCAAGGTTTGGAAGGAGACGCCCTTTCATTCTTGTCCTGGCTATAG GGGCATTGCTGGGCCTCTCGCTCCTGCTCAACGGCAGGGACCTGGGCACGGCGCTGGCCGACTCGGCCGACAACCACAAGTGGGGCCTCCTCCTCACTGTGTGCGGGGTGGTGCTCATGGACTTCAGCGCTGACTCTGCGGACAACCCCAGCCACGCCTACATGATGGACGTGTGCAGCCCCGCCGACCAGGACCGCGGCCTCAACATCCACGCGCTGCTGGCAG GCCTCGGAGGAGGATTCGGCTATGTGGTCGGGGGCATCCACTGGGACAAAACCAGCTTCGGAAGAGCCCTGGGCGGGCAGCTGAGGGTTATCTACATCTTCACCGCAGTCACCCTGAGTATCACCACCGTCCTGACCCTGGTCAGCATCCCTGAGAGACCCCTGCGGCCCCCCGGCGAGAAGAAGGCCACCATGAAGAGCCCCAGCCTCCCGCTGCCGCCCTCCCCGCCGCTGCTGTACGAGGAAGGGGCCGGCgagcccctcccctgtcccccggCCACCAGCCTGTACACCAGCTTCTCCAGCCCCATCTCGCCGCTCAGCCCCCTCACGCCCAAGTACGGCAGCTTCACCAGCAGGGACGGCTCCCTGACGGGGATCAATGAGTTTGCCTCATCCTTCGCCACCTCCAACATCGACAGCGTGCTCATCGACTGCTTCACGGGCGGCCCCGACCCCTACCTGGCCATCCCGGGCAGTGCCCCGCGGCCGACCATCAGCGTCAGCTTCCCGCGGGCCCCCGACGGCTTCTACCGCCAGGACCGCGGCCTCGGGGACAGGCGGGAGGGGGCCCTGGCCGCGGGCCCCGACGGGGACGTGCTGAGGGTGGGCTCCCTGGACGCCCCCAAGCCGCGATCAGCCGGGATCCTGAAGAGACCCCAGACCTTGGCCATCCCGGACGCGGCCGGAGCGGGGGGTCCCGAAACCAGCCGGAGGAGGAACGTGACCTTCAGTCAGCAG GTGGCAAATATCTTACTGAACGGCGTGAAGTACGAGAGCGAGCTGGCGGGCTCCGGCGAGCCGGCGGGGCAGCCCCTGTCCATGAGGCACCTCTGCTTCACCATCTGCCACATGCCCAAGGCCCTTCGCAATCTTTGCATCAACCACTTCTTGG GGTGGCTCTCGTTTGAGGGGATGCTGCTCTTCTACACGGACTTCATGGGTGAGGTGGTGTTTCAGGGAGACCCCAAAGCCCCGCACACGTCGGAGGAATATCAGAAATACAACAGCGGAGTCACCATGGGCTGCTGGGGGATGTGCATCTACGCCTTCAGcgctgccttctactcag CTGTTCTCGAGAAGCTGGAAGAGCGCCTCAGCACCCGCACGCTGTACTTCATCGCCTACCTGGCCTTTGGCCTGGGGACCGGGCTCGCTACCCTGTCCCGGAACCTCTACGTGGTCCTGTCCCTCTGCGTAACCTATGGGATTTTGTTTTCCACCCTGTGCACCCTGCCCTACTCACTCCTGTGCGATTACTACCAGAACAAAAAG TTTGCAGGGTCCCGTGCGGACGGCACCAGGCGGGGCATGGGCGTGGACATCTCCCTGCTGAGCTGCCAGTACTTCTTGGCCCAGATTCTGGTCTCCCTGGTGCTGGGGCCTCTGACCTCGGCCGTGGGCAGCGCCAACGGGGTCATGTATTTCTCTAGCCTGGTGTCCTTCCTGGGCTGCTTGTACTCCTCCCTGTTTGTCGTTTATGAAATCCCTCCCAGCGACTCCGCCGAGGAGGAGCACCGGCCCCTCCTGCTGAACGTCTGA
- the SLC45A1 gene encoding proton-associated sugar transporter A isoform X1 — translation MLQQQQRRAGGCRAGTRAARGPGRSPASERDASCLDPQEHPPAPPTMIPPASSTPPGEALFPSLAPQDFWRSQISGYSGSVTRHISHRANNFKRHPKRRKCIRPSPPPPPNTPCPIELVDFGDVHPQRSFRELLFNGCILFGIEFSYAMETAYVTPVLLQMGLPDQLYSLVWFISPILGFLLQPLLGAWSDRCTSRFGRRRPFILVLAIERVNKAYVIPALLDKIKTLIQAKKTKTKPKNHGALLGLSLLLNGRDLGTALADSADNHKWGLLLTVCGVVLMDFSADSADNPSHAYMMDVCSPADQDRGLNIHALLAGLGGGFGYVVGGIHWDKTSFGRALGGQLRVIYIFTAVTLSITTVLTLVSIPERPLRPPGEKKATMKSPSLPLPPSPPLLYEEGAGEPLPCPPATSLYTSFSSPISPLSPLTPKYGSFTSRDGSLTGINEFASSFATSNIDSVLIDCFTGGPDPYLAIPGSAPRPTISVSFPRAPDGFYRQDRGLGDRREGALAAGPDGDVLRVGSLDAPKPRSAGILKRPQTLAIPDAAGAGGPETSRRRNVTFSQQVANILLNGVKYESELAGSGEPAGQPLSMRHLCFTICHMPKALRNLCINHFLGWLSFEGMLLFYTDFMGEVVFQGDPKAPHTSEEYQKYNSGVTMGCWGMCIYAFSAAFYSAVLEKLEERLSTRTLYFIAYLAFGLGTGLATLSRNLYVVLSLCVTYGILFSTLCTLPYSLLCDYYQNKKFAGSRADGTRRGMGVDISLLSCQYFLAQILVSLVLGPLTSAVGSANGVMYFSSLVSFLGCLYSSLFVVYEIPPSDSAEEEHRPLLLNV, via the exons GAACACCCACCGGCCCCCCCTACGATGATCCCCCCGGCGAGCAGCACCCCTCCAGGAGAGGCCCTGTTCCCCAGTTTGGCTCCTCAGGACTTCTGGAGGTCTCAGATCTCGGGCTACTCGGGGTCCGTGACCCGGCATATCAGCCACCGGGCCAACAACTTCAAACGACACCCCAAGAGGAGGAAGTGCAttcgcccctccccacccccaccccccaacaccccATGTCCGATCGAGCTGGTGGACTTTGGGGACGTGCACCCCCAGAGGTCCTTCCGGGAGCTGCTCTTCAACGGCTGTATTCTCTTTGGCATCGAGTTCAGCTATGCCATGGAGACCGCGTACGTGACCCCAGTGCTCCTACAGATGGGCTTGCCCGACCAGCTCTACAGTCTGGTGTGGTTCATCAGCCCCATCCTTG GATTCCTACTGCAGCCACTGTTGGGTGCTTGGAGTGACCGATGTACCTCAAGGTTTGGAAGGAGACGCCCTTTCATTCTTGTCCTGGCTATAG AACGGGTTAATAAAGCGTATGTCATTCCTGCCCTGcttgacaaaataaaaaccctgatccaagcaaaaaaaacaaaaacaaaaccaaaaaaccatg GGGCATTGCTGGGCCTCTCGCTCCTGCTCAACGGCAGGGACCTGGGCACGGCGCTGGCCGACTCGGCCGACAACCACAAGTGGGGCCTCCTCCTCACTGTGTGCGGGGTGGTGCTCATGGACTTCAGCGCTGACTCTGCGGACAACCCCAGCCACGCCTACATGATGGACGTGTGCAGCCCCGCCGACCAGGACCGCGGCCTCAACATCCACGCGCTGCTGGCAG GCCTCGGAGGAGGATTCGGCTATGTGGTCGGGGGCATCCACTGGGACAAAACCAGCTTCGGAAGAGCCCTGGGCGGGCAGCTGAGGGTTATCTACATCTTCACCGCAGTCACCCTGAGTATCACCACCGTCCTGACCCTGGTCAGCATCCCTGAGAGACCCCTGCGGCCCCCCGGCGAGAAGAAGGCCACCATGAAGAGCCCCAGCCTCCCGCTGCCGCCCTCCCCGCCGCTGCTGTACGAGGAAGGGGCCGGCgagcccctcccctgtcccccggCCACCAGCCTGTACACCAGCTTCTCCAGCCCCATCTCGCCGCTCAGCCCCCTCACGCCCAAGTACGGCAGCTTCACCAGCAGGGACGGCTCCCTGACGGGGATCAATGAGTTTGCCTCATCCTTCGCCACCTCCAACATCGACAGCGTGCTCATCGACTGCTTCACGGGCGGCCCCGACCCCTACCTGGCCATCCCGGGCAGTGCCCCGCGGCCGACCATCAGCGTCAGCTTCCCGCGGGCCCCCGACGGCTTCTACCGCCAGGACCGCGGCCTCGGGGACAGGCGGGAGGGGGCCCTGGCCGCGGGCCCCGACGGGGACGTGCTGAGGGTGGGCTCCCTGGACGCCCCCAAGCCGCGATCAGCCGGGATCCTGAAGAGACCCCAGACCTTGGCCATCCCGGACGCGGCCGGAGCGGGGGGTCCCGAAACCAGCCGGAGGAGGAACGTGACCTTCAGTCAGCAG GTGGCAAATATCTTACTGAACGGCGTGAAGTACGAGAGCGAGCTGGCGGGCTCCGGCGAGCCGGCGGGGCAGCCCCTGTCCATGAGGCACCTCTGCTTCACCATCTGCCACATGCCCAAGGCCCTTCGCAATCTTTGCATCAACCACTTCTTGG GGTGGCTCTCGTTTGAGGGGATGCTGCTCTTCTACACGGACTTCATGGGTGAGGTGGTGTTTCAGGGAGACCCCAAAGCCCCGCACACGTCGGAGGAATATCAGAAATACAACAGCGGAGTCACCATGGGCTGCTGGGGGATGTGCATCTACGCCTTCAGcgctgccttctactcag CTGTTCTCGAGAAGCTGGAAGAGCGCCTCAGCACCCGCACGCTGTACTTCATCGCCTACCTGGCCTTTGGCCTGGGGACCGGGCTCGCTACCCTGTCCCGGAACCTCTACGTGGTCCTGTCCCTCTGCGTAACCTATGGGATTTTGTTTTCCACCCTGTGCACCCTGCCCTACTCACTCCTGTGCGATTACTACCAGAACAAAAAG TTTGCAGGGTCCCGTGCGGACGGCACCAGGCGGGGCATGGGCGTGGACATCTCCCTGCTGAGCTGCCAGTACTTCTTGGCCCAGATTCTGGTCTCCCTGGTGCTGGGGCCTCTGACCTCGGCCGTGGGCAGCGCCAACGGGGTCATGTATTTCTCTAGCCTGGTGTCCTTCCTGGGCTGCTTGTACTCCTCCCTGTTTGTCGTTTATGAAATCCCTCCCAGCGACTCCGCCGAGGAGGAGCACCGGCCCCTCCTGCTGAACGTCTGA
- the SLC45A1 gene encoding proton-associated sugar transporter A isoform X3 — MLQQQQRRAGGCRAGTRAARGPGRSPASERDASCLDPQEHPPAPPTMIPPASSTPPGEALFPSLAPQDFWRSQISGYSGSVTRHISHRANNFKRHPKRRKCIRPSPPPPPNTPCPIELVDFGDVHPQRSFRELLFNGCILFGIEFSYAMETAYVTPVLLQMGLPDQLYSLVWFISPILGFLLQPLLGAWSDRCTSRFGRRRPFILVLAIERVNKAYVIPALLDKIKTLIQAKKTKTKPKNHGALLGLSLLLNGRDLGTALADSADNHKWGLLLTVCGVVLMDFSADSADNPSHAYMMDVCSPADQDRGLNIHALLAGLGGGFGYVVGGIHWDKTSFGRALGGQLRVIYIFTAVTLSITTVLTLVSIPERPLRPPGEKKATMKSPSLPLPPSPPLLYEEGAGEPLPCPPATSLYTSFSSPISPLSPLTPKYGSFTSRDGSLTGINEFASSFATSNIDSVLIDCFTGGPDPYLAIPGSAPRPTISVSFPRAPDGFYRQDRGLGDRREGALAAGPDGDVLRVGSLDAPKPRSAGILKRPQTLAIPDAAGAGGPETSRRRNVTFSQQVANILLNGVKYESELAGSGEPAGQPLSMRHLCFTICHMPKALRNLCINHFLGWLSFEGMLLFYTDFMGEVVFQGDPKAPHTSEEYQKYNSGVTMGCWGMCIYAFSAAFYSAVLEKLEERLSTRTLYFIAYLAFGLGTGLATLSRNLYVVLSLCVTYGILFSTLCTLPYSLLCDYYQNKKLGRARVHRTEPRSSPISRGVSPELGHRHHDQFRTSSSPPRETLYP, encoded by the exons GAACACCCACCGGCCCCCCCTACGATGATCCCCCCGGCGAGCAGCACCCCTCCAGGAGAGGCCCTGTTCCCCAGTTTGGCTCCTCAGGACTTCTGGAGGTCTCAGATCTCGGGCTACTCGGGGTCCGTGACCCGGCATATCAGCCACCGGGCCAACAACTTCAAACGACACCCCAAGAGGAGGAAGTGCAttcgcccctccccacccccaccccccaacaccccATGTCCGATCGAGCTGGTGGACTTTGGGGACGTGCACCCCCAGAGGTCCTTCCGGGAGCTGCTCTTCAACGGCTGTATTCTCTTTGGCATCGAGTTCAGCTATGCCATGGAGACCGCGTACGTGACCCCAGTGCTCCTACAGATGGGCTTGCCCGACCAGCTCTACAGTCTGGTGTGGTTCATCAGCCCCATCCTTG GATTCCTACTGCAGCCACTGTTGGGTGCTTGGAGTGACCGATGTACCTCAAGGTTTGGAAGGAGACGCCCTTTCATTCTTGTCCTGGCTATAG AACGGGTTAATAAAGCGTATGTCATTCCTGCCCTGcttgacaaaataaaaaccctgatccaagcaaaaaaaacaaaaacaaaaccaaaaaaccatg GGGCATTGCTGGGCCTCTCGCTCCTGCTCAACGGCAGGGACCTGGGCACGGCGCTGGCCGACTCGGCCGACAACCACAAGTGGGGCCTCCTCCTCACTGTGTGCGGGGTGGTGCTCATGGACTTCAGCGCTGACTCTGCGGACAACCCCAGCCACGCCTACATGATGGACGTGTGCAGCCCCGCCGACCAGGACCGCGGCCTCAACATCCACGCGCTGCTGGCAG GCCTCGGAGGAGGATTCGGCTATGTGGTCGGGGGCATCCACTGGGACAAAACCAGCTTCGGAAGAGCCCTGGGCGGGCAGCTGAGGGTTATCTACATCTTCACCGCAGTCACCCTGAGTATCACCACCGTCCTGACCCTGGTCAGCATCCCTGAGAGACCCCTGCGGCCCCCCGGCGAGAAGAAGGCCACCATGAAGAGCCCCAGCCTCCCGCTGCCGCCCTCCCCGCCGCTGCTGTACGAGGAAGGGGCCGGCgagcccctcccctgtcccccggCCACCAGCCTGTACACCAGCTTCTCCAGCCCCATCTCGCCGCTCAGCCCCCTCACGCCCAAGTACGGCAGCTTCACCAGCAGGGACGGCTCCCTGACGGGGATCAATGAGTTTGCCTCATCCTTCGCCACCTCCAACATCGACAGCGTGCTCATCGACTGCTTCACGGGCGGCCCCGACCCCTACCTGGCCATCCCGGGCAGTGCCCCGCGGCCGACCATCAGCGTCAGCTTCCCGCGGGCCCCCGACGGCTTCTACCGCCAGGACCGCGGCCTCGGGGACAGGCGGGAGGGGGCCCTGGCCGCGGGCCCCGACGGGGACGTGCTGAGGGTGGGCTCCCTGGACGCCCCCAAGCCGCGATCAGCCGGGATCCTGAAGAGACCCCAGACCTTGGCCATCCCGGACGCGGCCGGAGCGGGGGGTCCCGAAACCAGCCGGAGGAGGAACGTGACCTTCAGTCAGCAG GTGGCAAATATCTTACTGAACGGCGTGAAGTACGAGAGCGAGCTGGCGGGCTCCGGCGAGCCGGCGGGGCAGCCCCTGTCCATGAGGCACCTCTGCTTCACCATCTGCCACATGCCCAAGGCCCTTCGCAATCTTTGCATCAACCACTTCTTGG GGTGGCTCTCGTTTGAGGGGATGCTGCTCTTCTACACGGACTTCATGGGTGAGGTGGTGTTTCAGGGAGACCCCAAAGCCCCGCACACGTCGGAGGAATATCAGAAATACAACAGCGGAGTCACCATGGGCTGCTGGGGGATGTGCATCTACGCCTTCAGcgctgccttctactcag CTGTTCTCGAGAAGCTGGAAGAGCGCCTCAGCACCCGCACGCTGTACTTCATCGCCTACCTGGCCTTTGGCCTGGGGACCGGGCTCGCTACCCTGTCCCGGAACCTCTACGTGGTCCTGTCCCTCTGCGTAACCTATGGGATTTTGTTTTCCACCCTGTGCACCCTGCCCTACTCACTCCTGTGCGATTACTACCAGAACAAAAAG CTTGGCCGAGCTAGGGTTCACCGCACAGAACCACGCAGTTCACCCATTTCCCGGGGTGTGTCCCCAGAGTTGGGCCATCGCCACCACGATCAGTTCAGAACATCTTCGTCGCCCCCCAGAGAAACCCTATACCCATGA
- the SLC45A1 gene encoding proton-associated sugar transporter A isoform X4 — protein sequence MDFSADSADNPSHAYMMDVCSPADQDRGLNIHALLAGLGGGFGYVVGGIHWDKTSFGRALGGQLRVIYIFTAVTLSITTVLTLVSIPERPLRPPGEKKATMKSPSLPLPPSPPLLYEEGAGEPLPCPPATSLYTSFSSPISPLSPLTPKYGSFTSRDGSLTGINEFASSFATSNIDSVLIDCFTGGPDPYLAIPGSAPRPTISVSFPRAPDGFYRQDRGLGDRREGALAAGPDGDVLRVGSLDAPKPRSAGILKRPQTLAIPDAAGAGGPETSRRRNVTFSQQVANILLNGVKYESELAGSGEPAGQPLSMRHLCFTICHMPKALRNLCINHFLGWLSFEGMLLFYTDFMGEVVFQGDPKAPHTSEEYQKYNSGVTMGCWGMCIYAFSAAFYSAVLEKLEERLSTRTLYFIAYLAFGLGTGLATLSRNLYVVLSLCVTYGILFSTLCTLPYSLLCDYYQNKKFAGSRADGTRRGMGVDISLLSCQYFLAQILVSLVLGPLTSAVGSANGVMYFSSLVSFLGCLYSSLFVVYEIPPSDSAEEEHRPLLLNV from the exons ATGGACTTCAGCGCTGACTCTGCGGACAACCCCAGCCACGCCTACATGATGGACGTGTGCAGCCCCGCCGACCAGGACCGCGGCCTCAACATCCACGCGCTGCTGGCAG GCCTCGGAGGAGGATTCGGCTATGTGGTCGGGGGCATCCACTGGGACAAAACCAGCTTCGGAAGAGCCCTGGGCGGGCAGCTGAGGGTTATCTACATCTTCACCGCAGTCACCCTGAGTATCACCACCGTCCTGACCCTGGTCAGCATCCCTGAGAGACCCCTGCGGCCCCCCGGCGAGAAGAAGGCCACCATGAAGAGCCCCAGCCTCCCGCTGCCGCCCTCCCCGCCGCTGCTGTACGAGGAAGGGGCCGGCgagcccctcccctgtcccccggCCACCAGCCTGTACACCAGCTTCTCCAGCCCCATCTCGCCGCTCAGCCCCCTCACGCCCAAGTACGGCAGCTTCACCAGCAGGGACGGCTCCCTGACGGGGATCAATGAGTTTGCCTCATCCTTCGCCACCTCCAACATCGACAGCGTGCTCATCGACTGCTTCACGGGCGGCCCCGACCCCTACCTGGCCATCCCGGGCAGTGCCCCGCGGCCGACCATCAGCGTCAGCTTCCCGCGGGCCCCCGACGGCTTCTACCGCCAGGACCGCGGCCTCGGGGACAGGCGGGAGGGGGCCCTGGCCGCGGGCCCCGACGGGGACGTGCTGAGGGTGGGCTCCCTGGACGCCCCCAAGCCGCGATCAGCCGGGATCCTGAAGAGACCCCAGACCTTGGCCATCCCGGACGCGGCCGGAGCGGGGGGTCCCGAAACCAGCCGGAGGAGGAACGTGACCTTCAGTCAGCAG GTGGCAAATATCTTACTGAACGGCGTGAAGTACGAGAGCGAGCTGGCGGGCTCCGGCGAGCCGGCGGGGCAGCCCCTGTCCATGAGGCACCTCTGCTTCACCATCTGCCACATGCCCAAGGCCCTTCGCAATCTTTGCATCAACCACTTCTTGG GGTGGCTCTCGTTTGAGGGGATGCTGCTCTTCTACACGGACTTCATGGGTGAGGTGGTGTTTCAGGGAGACCCCAAAGCCCCGCACACGTCGGAGGAATATCAGAAATACAACAGCGGAGTCACCATGGGCTGCTGGGGGATGTGCATCTACGCCTTCAGcgctgccttctactcag CTGTTCTCGAGAAGCTGGAAGAGCGCCTCAGCACCCGCACGCTGTACTTCATCGCCTACCTGGCCTTTGGCCTGGGGACCGGGCTCGCTACCCTGTCCCGGAACCTCTACGTGGTCCTGTCCCTCTGCGTAACCTATGGGATTTTGTTTTCCACCCTGTGCACCCTGCCCTACTCACTCCTGTGCGATTACTACCAGAACAAAAAG TTTGCAGGGTCCCGTGCGGACGGCACCAGGCGGGGCATGGGCGTGGACATCTCCCTGCTGAGCTGCCAGTACTTCTTGGCCCAGATTCTGGTCTCCCTGGTGCTGGGGCCTCTGACCTCGGCCGTGGGCAGCGCCAACGGGGTCATGTATTTCTCTAGCCTGGTGTCCTTCCTGGGCTGCTTGTACTCCTCCCTGTTTGTCGTTTATGAAATCCCTCCCAGCGACTCCGCCGAGGAGGAGCACCGGCCCCTCCTGCTGAACGTCTGA